The genomic stretch GGTGGCAGGCGAAGCCGGCTGCGCGGAGCGCGTCGAGGAGGATGGCGCGCTTGGCGGCGTACATCTCGCGGAGTTCGGGGTAGTACGCATCGCCTGTTCGATGGCGACGGCGGCAGCTTCCTGGAGCGGAGCGGGGCGCCGACAGTGAGGAGTCGTGCACCTTGCGGAGCGCGTCGGTGAGGTGCGGCGGGGCTATGAGGTAGCCGAGCCGCCAGCCGGTGACAGAGAAGGTCTTGGAGAGGCCGCTAATGGTGATGGTCCGCTGGTACATGCCCGGCAGCGTGGCGATGGGGATGTGCTCGCGGCCGTCGTAGAGATGTGCTCGTAGATTTCGTCGGTGATGCAGAGGGTGTCGAATTCCTGGCAGAGGGGGCGATCTGCTCGAGTTCGGCGCGGGAGAAGACCTTGCCGCTGGGGTTGTTCGGCGTGTGACGATGAAGAAGGCCCGGCGGAGCTCGCCGGTCGAAGGAGAAGTTTTCGCCGCGGAGGGTGACGAAGACGAGGCGCGCGCCGGACATGGCGGCATCGGGCACGTAGTTCTCGTAGAAGGGCTCGAAGACGATGACCTCGTCGCCGTCCTCGACGACGGCGAGCATGGCGCACATCATCGCCTCGGTGGCGCCGCAGGTGACGGTGACCTCGCGGTCGGGTCGATGTCGAGGCCGTAGAATCGGCGGGTTTTTTCGGCGATGGCGCGGCGGAGGCGGGGTGAGCCCCAGGTGATGGCGTACTGGTTGATGTCGGCGTTGATGGCGTCGACGGCGGCCTGTTTGATGAACGCGGGTGCCGGGAAATCGGGGTAGCCCTGGGCGAGGTTCATGGCGCCGTGGAGCATGGCGAGGCGGGTCATCTCGCGGATGACCGATTCGCTGAAGACGCTCGTGCGGCGCGCGATGTGGGCGCGGGGCATCGACCGGAAAGATTACACCACCACGTGCTCCGGTATTCGCCGAAGACGCGGCGCCACATGTTGCAGACCTCGCCGACGGTTGCCCCGGCGTTCACGGCATCGAGGATGTAGGGCATGGTGTTCGCCCTGGGTCGCGGCTGGCGTTTTCGAGGGCCTGCATGGCGGCGGCCCAGCGGTCGGGGTCTCGCTCGGCGCGGTGCTTCTTGAGGCGGGCGAGGTGGCGCTTCTCGCCCTCGGGGTCCATGCGGAGGATGGGGATCTCTTTCGGTTCGTCGAGGACGTACTCGTTGACCCCGACGATGATGCGGTCGCGGGTGTCGACTTCGCGCTGGAAGCGGGCGGAGGCGTCAGCGATTTCCTTCTGGAGGTAGCCGGATTCGATGGCAGGGATGACGCCGCCGAGCGCTTCGATCTTTTCGATGTAGTCGAGGGCGTCGCGTTCGATATCGGCGGTGAGCCGTTCGACGAACCAGGAGCCGCCGAGCGGGTCGACGGTGTTGATGACGCCGGTCTCGTGGAGGATGACCTGCTGGGTGCGGACGGCGAGGCGGGCGGCTTTGTCGGAGGGGAGGGCGATCGCTTCGTCCATGGCGTCGGTGTGGAGCGACTGGGTGCCGCCGAGGACGGCTGCGAGCGCCTGGATGGCGACGCGGATGAGGTTGACCTCGGGCTGCTGTTCAGTGAGGGAGACTCCGGCGGTCTGGGTATGGAAGCGGAGGACCCAGGAGCGCGGGTTCTTCGCGCCGAAGCGTTCGCGCATCTGGCGGGCCCAGATGCGGCGTGCGGCGCGGTACTTGGCGATTTCTTCGAAGAAGTCGTTGTGGGCGTTGAAGAAGAAGGAGATCCGGGGTGCGAAGCTATCGATATCGAGGCCGCGGGCGAGGGCCCACTTCACGTACTCGATACCGTCGGCGAGGGTGAAGGCGAGCTCCTGGGCTGCCGTGGCGCCGGCTTCGCGGATGTGGTAGCCGGAGACGGAGATGGGGTTCCAGAGGGGCATCTCCTTCGATGCGAACTCGATGGTGTCGGTAACGAGACGCATCGATTCGGCCGGCGGGTAGATGAACTCGTTCTGGGCGATGTACTCCTTGAGGATGTCGTTCTGGAGGGTGCCGGCGAGCTTCGCGCGGGGGATGCCGCGCTTTTCGGCGGCAGCGATGAAGAGGGCCCAGACGACGGGCGCCGGGCTGTTGATGGTCATGGAGGTGGTGATTTTGTCGAGGGGGATGCCCTCGAGGAGGATCTCCATGTCGCCGAGGTGGTCGACGGCGACGCCGCAGGCGCCGAATTCGCCTTCGGCCCAGGGGTCATCGTGGTCGTAGCCCATGAGGGTGGGCATATCGAAGGCGATGGAGAGGCCGTTGTTGCCGGCAGCGAGGAGGTCCTTGTACCGCTGGTTGGTCTCTTCGACGGAGCCGAAGCCGCTGAACATGCGGATGGTCCAGGGCTTGCCGCGGTAGCCGGTGCGGTGGATGCCGCGGGTGAAGGGGTAGTTGCCGGGGAGGTTGATGTCGCGTTCGTAGTCGAGATCCGCGGTGTCGGTCGGGTCGTAGACGCGGTTGATAGGGCGGCCGGAGACGGTCATGAAGGGGCCGGCGAGCTCTTTGCCTTCGCGCAGGACGGCCTCGTCGTACTCGGCGCGAAGCTGGCGGGCGCGGTCGGGGTCGACGTGCATGGCGGGCTCCGGTAAGGGCGAGTTTTGGCCGGCTGGCCAAACGGTATTGGACGTACTCTACACGAATCCGGCGGGAGGGAGGGAGGGGGTGGGGTGCGCGTTGGCGGGGGGCGGGGGTACGCTCGTGGGCATGGCGAAGGACGAGAGTTTCGACATCACGACGGGCGCGGACCTCCAGGAAGTAGCGAACGCGATCAACCAGGCGCGGAAGGAGATTGGGACGCGGTTCGACTTCAAGGGGGTGGTCGCCGAGATCGACTACGAGCACGGGACGAACCGGTTCGTGCTGCACGCGCAGGACGACTACAAGCTGGAGGCGATGTGGCAGGTGGTGGCGCAGCGGATGGTGGCGCGGAACGTACCGCTGAAGAACCTGGTGCGGGGGACGCCGCAGAAGGCCTCGGGCGGGACGCTGCGGCAGGAGGTGACGATCGTGCAGGGGATTGAGCAGGAGATTGCGCGGAAGATTGTGAAGTTCATCAAGGAGCAGAAGTACAAGAAGGCGCAGGCGCAGATCCAGGGGGATGCGGTGCGGGTGAGTTCGCCGAGCCGGGACGAACTGCAGCAGGTGATCCGGGACGTGAAGGCGCAGGACTGGGGGATTGAGCTGAAGTTCGGGAACTTCCGGTAGCGCGGCCCGGTCAGATGGGGCGGTGGAAAACCTGTTCGAGGGCGGCGCGGCGGCGGCGTTCGACTTCACGCTGGAGCGCGAGGCGGCGGTCGATGCGGCGCTGGTTGCGCGCTTCGTAGCGGATCCAGCCGACGACGATGGCGGCCAGGGCAGCCACGAAGATGATGTTGCCGGCGAGCCAGAGGATCATGATGGCGATGCGCTGGTCGGTGATCGGGTCGGGGGCCCAACCGGGGGCGCGGGCGGCGAAGCCGCTGTGCATGGCGGTGTTCATGCTGAGGAACATGCCGCCGAAGAGGGCCTTATGGGTCATTTCGACGAAGACGTAGAGGGCGCGGAGGGGGTAGGGGAGGCGCCAGCGAGCGGGGTCGATGGCGAGTGCGGGCATCCAAAAGAGGAGGCCGGTGAGGAGGAGCGAGGCGAGCTGGAAATCGCGGAGGAGCCCGTGCTCGGCAGCGAGGTCGGTGAGGCGCGTGAACTGCCAGAGGTAGGTGAGGACGGCGAAGAGGAGCCAGGTGAAGACGGGGAAGGTGAGGACGGCGGCGAGGCGGCTCCGGTAGAGGGCGCGGAGGCGGCGACGGCCGGCGGGGGAGGCGACGCGGAAGGCGAGGGTGAGGGGCGCGCCGAGGAGCAGGAGGGGCGGCGCGACCATGGTGAGCAGGAGGAACCCGAGGAAGTTGATCCAGAGGACCCGGTTGCCGAGGTGCTCGATGGGGGTCACGGCGACGGCCAGGACGACCGCGACACCGGCGGCAAAGGCGGCAGCGCGCCATGGGGAGTGGGCGCCGGCGGCGGCCCGCCATGCGCGGGCGTAGGCCGCGAGGACGAGGATGGCGGCCGGGAGCCAGAGGGGGTCGAGCGTCCAGCCGGCGAAGGTCACAGGTCAGCGCACTCCGAAGGCTTCGAAGGTGAGGATGGTGTAGGTTTCGCGGACGTGGGGGATGGCGTGGATGTCGCGTTCGATGACGCGGCCGATGCTGTCGATGTCGTCGACGTAGAGCTTTGCCAGGAGGTCGTACTGGCCGGTGATGCTGTAGCACTCGGAGAAGGAGGGCACTTCGGCGACACGGTTGGCGACGGCCGTGGTGTGCCCCGGGTCGGTCTTGATCATCACGAAGACTGCGCGCATGGATGGAGTGTACGGCATGGCCGCCAGGGCCCTGCGGTGGCCATGGTCACCGCGGGCGGCGTTGCGGGGAGGGGTCGAAGGGCGGGAGAGCCTGGGACCGAACGTCAATAGTCGGTGCCGGGCCGGCCGGCGAGGGCATCGCGGAGCTGGGCAAGGCGGCTGCGCTCGGCGAGGAGTTCGAGGATGCGGAGCGCCTGGGCGGGGGTTGGCTGCTCGCCGGCCTGGAGCAGGAGCCGCTGCACTTCGCGGTCGATGGCCTCGATCTGGCGGTTGAGCTGGGCGATGGTCGGGCCGGGCGTGCCGCCGGAGCCGGGCACTGGAGTCCCGTCCTGGCCCGGGGTGGGCTGGGGCGTGGCGCCGGGCTGCGGGGTTTGGCCGCCCTGGCCGGGCAGGGGGGTGCCCTGGCCGGGACCGGGTGTGCCCCGGCACCCGGGGAGGGTGTCCCGGGCGGCCCATTGGGTGTGGGTGACTGCCCGGGGGCGGGTGAGGGGGTCGCCGGGGGTGTCGGCGTCGGCGCCGGCTCGGGCGGGTAGAGGAGGCGGAGTACGACCTCGAAGTCATGGCGGGAGGCGTCGTCGGAGGGGTCGATGATGAGGGCGTCGCGGAAAGCGGAGAGGGCCTCGGGCAGACGGCCGGCTTCGAACTGGTGGTGGCCGATACTGGCGAAGGCGCGCCGGCGGATTTCCGGGTCGTTGGATTCGAGGGCGCGCCGGGCGTTGCGGATGGCGTCTTCGTAGCGGCCGGCGGCGTGGTAGGCGGCGGCGAGGTTGAGGGCGATATCGGGGTCACTCGGGCGCTCGACCTGTGCTTCAAGGAAGGCCTCGATGGCGGTTTCGGGGTCGCCGGCCTCGAGGGCCGCGCGGCCGCGTTCGTTCGCCTGGTAGGCCGGGGAAGCGCAGCCTGCGAGGAGCAGGGCCAGCGCGGCAGCGGCAGGGAGGAGATGGGCGGGACGGCGGGGGCGGAAGCGTTCGACCAAGGTGCCCAGGAGGACGGCGGCGAGGGCAGCGCCGGCGAAGAGCTGGAACCGCTCGACGGGGAGGGTAGTGGTGCGCTCGTCGAGGCGGGTGCGCTCG from Tepidiforma thermophila encodes the following:
- a CDS encoding VWA domain-containing protein, which gives rise to MSGITFAHEWVLLILPLPLLALAAWGVGMARGRRRARRLSRFLPAPPSATAALLYTLAACLAIVAAAQPRWGTRVSQVPRTGADLVIVMDISRSMDVPDVQPSRLAAAKAAAVQSIDRLAGDRVGLVIFAGSARIRFPLTTDAAAAARVVESLETGVVLVEGGTDVARGLELALDLLADDSSAGRLILLLTDGDNLGGDVAAVAESIRASGVELLVAGVGTPDGGIVPAVDPLTGRVSPRLDAAGQPIVSRLDEPFLRALAAAAGGRYLGTNLVVVPGVVEGRIRALERTRLDERTTTLPVERFQLFAGAALAAVLLGTLVERFRPRRPAHLLPAAAALALLLAGCASPAYQANERGRAALEAGDPETAIEAFLEAQVERPSDPDIALNLAAAYHAAGRYEDAIRNARRALESNDPEIRRRAFASIGHHQFEAGRLPEALSAFRDALIIDPSDDASRHDFEVVLRLLYPPEPAPTPTPPATPSPAPGQSPTPNGPPGTPSPGAGAHPVPARAPPCPARAAKPRSPAPRPSPPRARTGLQCPAPAARPARPSPSSTARSRPSTAKCSGSCSRPASSQPPPRRSASSNSSPSAAALPSSAMPSPAGPAPTIDVRSQALPPFDPSPQRRPR
- a CDS encoding aminotransferase class I/II-fold pyridoxal phosphate-dependent enzyme, producing the protein MYQRTITISGLSKTFSVTGWRLGYLIAPPHLTDALRKVHDSSLSAPRSAPGSCRRRHRTGDAYYPELREMYAAKRAILLDALRAAGFACH
- a CDS encoding YajQ family cyclic di-GMP-binding protein, yielding MAKDESFDITTGADLQEVANAINQARKEIGTRFDFKGVVAEIDYEHGTNRFVLHAQDDYKLEAMWQVVAQRMVARNVPLKNLVRGTPQKASGGTLRQEVTIVQGIEQEIARKIVKFIKEQKYKKAQAQIQGDAVRVSSPSRDELQQVIRDVKAQDWGIELKFGNFR
- a CDS encoding aminotransferase class I/II-fold pyridoxal phosphate-dependent enzyme — protein: MLAVVEDGDEVIVFEPFYENYVPDAAMSGARLVFVTLRGENFSFDRRAPPGLLHRHTPNNPSGKVFSRAELEQIAPSARNSTPSASPTKSTSTSLRRPRAHPHRHAAGHVPADHHH
- a CDS encoding cytochrome c oxidase assembly protein, with product MTFAGWTLDPLWLPAAILVLAAYARAWRAAAGAHSPWRAAAFAAGVAVVLAVAVTPIEHLGNRVLWINFLGFLLLTMVAPPLLLLGAPLTLAFRVASPAGRRRLRALYRSRLAAVLTFPVFTWLLFAVLTYLWQFTRLTDLAAEHGLLRDFQLASLLLTGLLFWMPALAIDPARWRLPYPLRALYVFVEMTHKALFGGMFLSMNTAMHSGFAARAPGWAPDPITDQRIAIMILWLAGNIIFVAALAAIVVGWIRYEARNQRRIDRRLALQREVERRRRAALEQVFHRPI
- a CDS encoding Lrp/AsnC family transcriptional regulator gives rise to the protein MRAVFVMIKTDPGHTTAVANRVAEVPSFSECYSITGQYDLLAKLYVDDIDSIGRVIERDIHAIPHVRETYTILTFEAFGVR